CGTCACGCTGCTGCACGGCGAGCGGGACGTCACCTTCGGCGGCCACCCGCCGGAACCGGCCGAGGAGCACCTCGGCCCCCTGATCGCGGCCGTCCGCGAGCAGGGCGCCCATCTCGGGTTGGCGACGGACGGCGACGCGGATCGGTTCGGGATCGTGGACCGGGACGGCGCCGTGATCCCACCGAACCCCATCCTCGCCCTGGTGCTGCGCCACCTCCTGCGCCACCGGAAGTGGCGGGGCGGCGTCGCGCGGAGCGTGGCCACCACGCACCTCCTGGACGCCCTGGCCGCCGCCTACGGCTGCCCGCTCCACGAGACGCCGGTCGGCTTCAAGTACGTGGGCGAGCTGATCACCCAGGGCGCGGCGATCTTCGGCGGGGAGGAGTCCGGGGGAATGAGCCTGAAGGACCATCCCCCGGAGAAGGACGGCATCCTGGCCGGGCTCCTGGTCGCCGAGCTCACGGCGGTCGAGGGCGTCTCGCTCGGCGCGCTCCTGGAGCGGCTCTACGGGGAGGTCGGGCGGCTCCTGTCGATCCGGATCAACGTCCCGCTGTCGGAAGCCGTGCGGCGCGCCCTCCCGGAACGCATCGCCACGCCGCCCCCGAGCCTGGGCGGGGCCCGCGTGCTCCGGGTCCAGACGACCGATGGGCTCAAGCTCTTCTTCGACGGAGGCGGGTGGGTCCTCGTGCGTCCGTCCGGGACCGAGCCCGTCGCGCGCCTCTACGTCGAGGCGCCGGATGACGCGACCCTTGGCCGCCTCCGCGACGCCGCGCTCGGCTACTTCTTCCGGTAGCCGCGACCGGCGGCGCCTGGATCAGCTCCTGGTGGAGCGGGGCCACGCCGAGAGTCGCGCCGAGGCGGCCCGCCTCATCCTCGCCGGGCGCGTCCGGAGCGCGGGCCAGCGCCTCGACAAGCCGGGACGGCTGGTCCGGGTCGACCTCCCGCTCGACCTGGAGGCGGCGGCCCCGTACGTCGGGCGGGGAGGCGAGAAGCTGGCCGCCGCCCTCGACGCCTTCGGCGTCTCGCCGGCGGGTCGCGTGTGCCTGGACGTCGGGGCATCGACCGGAGGATTCACGGACTGCCTGCTCACGCGTTGCGCCCGGCACGTCTACGCGGTCGACGTCGGGCACGGCCAGCTCCACCCGCGCCTTCGCGCCGACGCGCGGGTCACAGTCCTGGAAGGCGTGAACGCCCGCCACCTCGCGCCGTCCCGATTCGCCGAGCTCCCGAGTCTGGCGACCGTCGACGTCTCCTTCATCTCGCTGGACAAGGTGCTGCCGGCCGTCACCGACTGTCTGGGGACGGAGCGTCCCCGGGACATCGTGGCGCTCGTGAAGCCCCAGTTCGAGGTCGGGCGGGGCCGGGTCGGGAAGGGGGGCGTCGTGCGGGACCGCGAGCGGCACCGGGAGGTGCTCCTCCGGCTCGGGGCCTTCGCGGCGGCCCGCGGCCTCGCGCCCCGGGCGGTGGTCGCCTCCGCGCTCCGCGGCGCCAAGGGCAACCGCGAGTTCTTCCTCCACCTCCAGCCGGGCGAGGCGGCCCTGCCGGCGCCCTTCGACGCCCTCGTGGCGGCGGCGGTCGACGCGTGACGCGCATCGGCATCATCGCGCGGGGAGACCGCCCCGACGCGCGCAGCGTCGTCCGGGAGCTCGTCCAGTGGCTCCAGGCGCGCGGGTGCCGGGTGGTCGGCGACCGCGAGACGGCCGGGCTGCTCCCCGAAGGCACGACGGCCGTCGACCGGGCCGCGCTGCCGGCCGAGGTGGATCTGATCGTGGTCCTCGGCGGGGACGGCACGCTGCTCTCGGTGGCCCGGCTGGTTGACGGCCTCGACGTTCCGATCCTCGGGGTCAACCTCGGGGGCCTCGGCTTCCTCACGGCGACGACGCTCGAGGCGCTCTTTCCGACCCTCGATGCGGTGCTGCGGGGCGACTACACGGCCGAGGACCGGATGGTCCTGGCCGCCACGCACAGCCGCGGCGGCGAGGCGCTGGCCGATTACCTCGCGCTGAACGACGTCGTCATCGCCAAGGGGGCCCTGGGCCGCCTGGTCGACCTCGAGGTGTCCGTCGACGGCCAGATGGTGACCGCCTACCGCGCCGACGGGCTGATCATCGCCACCCCGACGGGCTCGACGGCTTACAATCTCTCGGCGGCGGGGCCCATCCTGTTCCCAACCATGGACGCCATCGTCCTCACGCCGATCTGCTCCCACGCCCTGACGAACCGCCCGATCGTCCTTCCGGGCACGGTGGAGCTCGAGGTGGGCCTCTTGACCGATACGCCGGATGTCGCGCTCTCGCTCGATGGGCAGGCGGGGCTCGCGCTGACCGCCAAGGACGTCATTCGCGTCCGGCGCGCCGGTGCCCGGATCCGTCTCATTCGGGACCCGCAGAAAACCTACTTTCAGGTGCTACGGACCAAGCTAAAATGGGGCGAACGTTGAGGGCGTGACGCCGTGCTCAAAGAGCTGCGCATCCGGAACCTGGCGATCATCGACGCGGTCACCATTCCGTTCAGTCCCGGCCTCAACATCCTCACGGGCGAAACGGGCGCCGGCAAGTCCATCATGATCGACGCCCTGACCCTCCTCCTCGGCGAGCGGGCCCAGCCCACCGAGACCATCCGGACCGGCGCCGAGTCCGCGACCATCGAGGCGGTGTTCACGCTGCCCCGGAAGAGTCCCGTTCCGGCGCTCCTCGACGCGCATGGGTTCGCGCTCGACGAGGGACAGCTCGTCGTGCGCCGCGAGCTGGTCCGGGGCGGGCGAGGCCGCGCCTTCCTGAACGACTCGAATGCGACCCTGTCGGTCCTCGAGAAGCTCGGGGAAGCGCTGGTCGAGGTCCATGGCCAGCACGAGTCGCAGGCGCTCCTGCGCCCGAGCCGGCATCTGGACCTGATCGACGCCTTCGGGGGACTCGGCATCCTGCGCGAGAAGCTCCGGCAGCGGTACGAGGAGTGGCAGACGGTCGCCGCCGAGCTGGCCGATCTGACGGCGGCCGCCCGGGACAAGGCCTCACGGCTCGAGCTCTATCAGACGCAGATCGCCGAAATCGAGGCCGCACGCCTCCAGCCGGGCGAGGAGGAGACCCTGCGGGAGGAGCGGAAGCGCCTGCAGAACGCCGAGCGCCTCGCCGAGGGGGCGACCGCCGCCTACACGCACCTCTACGATGACCCCGGCGCCGCCGCGGCGCGGCTCGGTCAGGCCACGGCGGCGCTTCGCGAGCTGGCCAAGGTCGACCCGTCCCTGGCGGCCACCGTCCAGGCCCTGGACGTCTCGGCCGTCCAGCTCGATGAGGCGGTCCGGGCGCTTCGGAGCTACCGGGACACCATCGTGTTCGATCCGCCGCGACTCGACGAGATCGAGCGGCGGCTCGACGAGGTCGGGCGGCTCCGGCGGAAGTACGGCGACACCGTCGAGGTCGTGCTGGCCGCGCGCGATCAGATGGCCGCCGAGCTCGACAAGCTGACGCACGGGGACGAGCAGAGCCGTCAGCTCGGCGAGCGGCTGGAAAAGCTCCGGACCGAGCTCGGCACGCGGGCGGCCGACCTGTCGGCCCGCCGCGGCCAGGCCGCCGCCCAGCTCGAGAACCTGGTCACCGCCGAGCTGACCGAGCTCGACATCGACAAGCCGGTATTCAAGGTGCGGTTCAGCCGGGAGCCGGCCGGAGAGGGCGAGATCGCCGTCGGCCCTGAGGGCTGGCGGCTGCAAGCCCGCGGCGTGGATCAGGCGGAGTTCCTCTTCTCCCCGAACCCGGGCGAGGAGCCCAAGCCCCTTGCCCGGATCGTCTCCGGGGGAGAGCTCTCGCGGACGATGCTCGCGCTCAAGGTCATCCTGGCGGCCTCCGACGCCGTCCCGGTCCTGATCTTCGACGAGGTGGACGCGGGGATCGGCGGCAAGACGGCCGACATCGTCGGGCGGAAGCTCCGCCAGGTCGCCCGTACCCGGCAGGTGCTGTGTATCACCCATCTTCCCCAGATCGCCTGTTATGCGGATCACCACCTGCTGGCCGAGAAGCGGGTCGAGGAGGACCGGACCGTCACCACCGTGACCGTGCTCGGCAAAGAAGAGCGCGTTCGCGAGGTGGCCCGCATGCTGGGTGGTGAGTCGGTGACGGAGACGAGCCTCCAGCACGCCGTGGAGCTGATCGGCCAGGCCCGCCCGCGCTGAGCCGGCCCTGCCCCGCCACGCCCGTCCCGGTCGGAGGGTAGCCTTCCAAGCCCGCATTTCTTCGACGGTCCTCGTGGGTTACCCCGACGCATTTTTCTTGACACCCCAAAAACCCCGCTCGTATAATCGCGCCGGTTTTGGCCAATGTTCACCTGTTGCAGAGGGAGGGTAGGGAAGGATGGGCAAGACGGGTAGGGTGAAGTGGTTCAGCGACGCGAAGGGGTACGGGTTCATCGAGCAGGAAGACGGGGAGGACGTCTTCGTTCATTACTCGTCGATCCAGGGTGAGGGCTTCAAGACCCTCTCGGAAGGGCAGAAGGTCGAGTTCGACGTCACCCAGGGCCCCAAGGGTCTCCAGGCGACGCGGGTCGTGAAGCTCTAGGGCTTCACCCTCCGCCCTTTGCCCCCGACCTGGTAACGGGTCGGGGGCGTTTTCTTTTTCGGAGGGGGGCGATGCCCCCTTCCGAGGCCTCCCCCCGGGGGTGCGCGGGCGAAGCCCGGGCGCGAAGCGCTCCGGTCCGAGCTGACGGACGGGCCGTCGTGACAGGACTCAGGCCCGTCGGCGATGTTAGAATGAGG
This region of Candidatus Methylomirabilota bacterium genomic DNA includes:
- a CDS encoding TlyA family RNA methyltransferase, with amino-acid sequence MTRPLAASATPRSATSSGSRDRRRLDQLLVERGHAESRAEAARLILAGRVRSAGQRLDKPGRLVRVDLPLDLEAAAPYVGRGGEKLAAALDAFGVSPAGRVCLDVGASTGGFTDCLLTRCARHVYAVDVGHGQLHPRLRADARVTVLEGVNARHLAPSRFAELPSLATVDVSFISLDKVLPAVTDCLGTERPRDIVALVKPQFEVGRGRVGKGGVVRDRERHREVLLRLGAFAAARGLAPRAVVASALRGAKGNREFFLHLQPGEAALPAPFDALVAAAVDA
- the recN gene encoding DNA repair protein RecN, producing MLKELRIRNLAIIDAVTIPFSPGLNILTGETGAGKSIMIDALTLLLGERAQPTETIRTGAESATIEAVFTLPRKSPVPALLDAHGFALDEGQLVVRRELVRGGRGRAFLNDSNATLSVLEKLGEALVEVHGQHESQALLRPSRHLDLIDAFGGLGILREKLRQRYEEWQTVAAELADLTAAARDKASRLELYQTQIAEIEAARLQPGEEETLREERKRLQNAERLAEGATAAYTHLYDDPGAAAARLGQATAALRELAKVDPSLAATVQALDVSAVQLDEAVRALRSYRDTIVFDPPRLDEIERRLDEVGRLRRKYGDTVEVVLAARDQMAAELDKLTHGDEQSRQLGERLEKLRTELGTRAADLSARRGQAAAQLENLVTAELTELDIDKPVFKVRFSREPAGEGEIAVGPEGWRLQARGVDQAEFLFSPNPGEEPKPLARIVSGGELSRTMLALKVILAASDAVPVLIFDEVDAGIGGKTADIVGRKLRQVARTRQVLCITHLPQIACYADHHLLAEKRVEEDRTVTTVTVLGKEERVREVARMLGGESVTETSLQHAVELIGQARPR
- a CDS encoding NAD(+)/NADH kinase translates to MTRIGIIARGDRPDARSVVRELVQWLQARGCRVVGDRETAGLLPEGTTAVDRAALPAEVDLIVVLGGDGTLLSVARLVDGLDVPILGVNLGGLGFLTATTLEALFPTLDAVLRGDYTAEDRMVLAATHSRGGEALADYLALNDVVIAKGALGRLVDLEVSVDGQMVTAYRADGLIIATPTGSTAYNLSAAGPILFPTMDAIVLTPICSHALTNRPIVLPGTVELEVGLLTDTPDVALSLDGQAGLALTAKDVIRVRRAGARIRLIRDPQKTYFQVLRTKLKWGER
- a CDS encoding cold-shock protein, translated to MGKTGRVKWFSDAKGYGFIEQEDGEDVFVHYSSIQGEGFKTLSEGQKVEFDVTQGPKGLQATRVVKL
- a CDS encoding phosphoglucomutase/phosphomannomutase family protein is translated as MSDGSPAGGEPNARPPLTPIRFGTSGWRARIAGDFTFANVRRLTAAIAEHLVESGEAGRGVVVGYDTRFLSEDFAATAAGTLAAYGVRSLLSVRDVPTPVVAHAVRERAAAAGITITASHNPAPDNGIKLTGPTGAPALPEVTKAIEARVARLSHGKAISLDEARTRGLTQDADFAPAYLAHCRKMVDLDVLGRARLRLVVDVMHGPARGYLDHLLREAGADVTLLHGERDVTFGGHPPEPAEEHLGPLIAAVREQGAHLGLATDGDADRFGIVDRDGAVIPPNPILALVLRHLLRHRKWRGGVARSVATTHLLDALAAAYGCPLHETPVGFKYVGELITQGAAIFGGEESGGMSLKDHPPEKDGILAGLLVAELTAVEGVSLGALLERLYGEVGRLLSIRINVPLSEAVRRALPERIATPPPSLGGARVLRVQTTDGLKLFFDGGGWVLVRPSGTEPVARLYVEAPDDATLGRLRDAALGYFFR